The Ornithorhynchus anatinus isolate Pmale09 chromosome X2, mOrnAna1.pri.v4, whole genome shotgun sequence genome window below encodes:
- the IFNB1 gene encoding interferon beta — protein sequence MEARELQTLHLININLSNPEQHPNTMTNRSSLPFVLWLLLPTTIMAQGYPKLYSHQWLSNWQSLHLLDEMGGQFPLHCLKEKTNFKLPAEMMHPHQFQQENATEAIHDLLQNIFNIFGRNHSQTGWDEATVEKFLHGVHKEMMRLELFLEEEMGWENSTLRGDVSLHIKSYFKGMMDYLKGRDYSSCAWEVTRMEAKRCFLVMYRLTRKLKK from the coding sequence ATGGAAGCCCGAGAGCTTCAGACACTCCATCTCATCAACATCAACCTCAGCAACCCTGAACAACACCCGAACACCATGACCAACAGGAGTTCGTTACCATTTGTTCTGTGGCTGCTCCTCCCTACGACCATCATGGCTCAAGGCTACCCCAAGCTGTATTCCCACCAATGGctgagcaactggcagagcctgcACCTTCTGGATGAAATGGGTGGACAGTTTCCTCTGCACTGCCTCAAGGAGAAGACGAACTTCAAGCTGCCCGCAGAGATGATGCATCCACACCAGTTCCAGCAGGAAAATGCCACTGAGGCCATTCATGACCTGCTCCAGAACATCTTCAACATCTTCGGCAGAAATCACTCCCAAACTGGCTGGGATGAAGCCACTGTTGAGAAATTCCTCCATGGAGTCCATAAGGAGATGATGCGGCTGGAGCTGTTtctggaagaggaaatggggtgggAAAACAGCACCTTGAGAGGGGACGTCAGCCTGCACATTAAGAGCTACTTCAAGGGGATGATGGATTATCTGAAGGGCAGAGACTACAGCAGCTGCGCCTGGGAGGTGACCCGAATGGAAGCCAAGAGATGCTTTCTAGTCATGTACAGACTCACAAGAAAGCTCAAGAAATAA